A genomic segment from Streptomyces sp. NBC_01233 encodes:
- a CDS encoding cupin domain-containing protein has product MTIRTREPENLVRDHGLDLRLLHPWPGLDTPFRGAWCVLRPGDVTDAHAHHEREIFIVMSGRAEVVCKGRRHALAAGDIAVMKGGVEHHVVNEHDEDFSYYAIWWGPDMSAEFLALQPDPTP; this is encoded by the coding sequence GTGACCATTCGCACCCGGGAGCCGGAAAACCTGGTCCGGGACCACGGACTGGACCTCAGGCTGCTCCATCCGTGGCCCGGCCTGGACACCCCATTTCGCGGCGCCTGGTGCGTCCTTCGCCCGGGCGACGTGACGGACGCGCACGCGCACCACGAACGCGAGATCTTCATCGTCATGTCCGGCCGTGCCGAGGTGGTCTGCAAGGGCCGGCGGCACGCGCTGGCGGCCGGGGACATCGCCGTGATGAAAGGCGGAGTGGAGCACCACGTCGTCAACGAGCACGACGAGGACTTCTCCTACTACGCGATCTGGTGGGGCCCGGACATGTCCGCCGAGTTCCTCGCCCTGCAGCCGGACCCGACCCCGTGA
- a CDS encoding polysaccharide lyase beta-sandwich domain-containing protein, translating into MSVPWSRRSFLRLSGNAALVTGIPSAVTLSTPGGASAARTGSWHDIDTGGTTGPVTRRYLTLWFDHGVDPVDASCSYVLMPGATTAATAARAADTGWLTVLANDNAQQGVRVAPLGVTAVNFWFAGTVGSLTADGPACVLVREHGDGRATLCVSDPMRMRTALTLTWHRPVASVLSGPATLTSATTGPALTLVFGDLTGLAGATQRIEVAVA; encoded by the coding sequence ATGTCCGTTCCATGGTCACGCCGTTCCTTCCTCCGCCTCTCCGGCAACGCCGCCCTGGTGACCGGAATCCCCTCGGCCGTCACCCTCTCGACGCCCGGCGGCGCGTCCGCCGCCCGGACCGGCTCCTGGCACGACATCGACACCGGGGGCACCACCGGCCCGGTCACCCGCCGCTATCTGACCCTCTGGTTCGACCACGGGGTGGACCCGGTCGACGCCTCCTGCTCCTACGTCCTGATGCCGGGTGCCACCACGGCCGCCACCGCGGCCCGGGCCGCGGACACCGGCTGGCTCACCGTCCTCGCCAACGACAACGCCCAACAGGGCGTCAGGGTCGCCCCGCTGGGCGTCACCGCGGTCAACTTCTGGTTCGCCGGGACGGTCGGATCCCTCACCGCCGACGGCCCCGCGTGTGTCCTCGTACGGGAGCACGGCGACGGCCGCGCCACGCTGTGCGTCTCCGATCCGATGCGGATGCGGACCGCGCTCACGCTCACGTGGCACCGCCCGGTGGCGTCCGTCCTGTCGGGACCGGCCACGCTCACCTCCGCCACCACCGGCCCGGCCCTCACCCTCGTCTTCGGGGACCTCACCGGTCTGGCCGGGGCCACCCAGCGGATCGAGGTCGCGGTGGCCTGA
- a CDS encoding SMC family ATPase, with product MRLHTLHLQAFGPFAGTHTVDFDALTRDGLFLLHGDTGAGKTTVFAAICVALYGEPPTDRKLQLRSDHAPADLLTEVTLEVTLAGKRLRIRRVPAQLKPKVRREGMTQHAAETHLSQWTTDPFGQGRWEGLSRSHREAADEIKELLGMSRQQFCQVVLLPQNEFTKFLRAGASDRKDLLGKLFHTHRFGSIENWLAARKNTLSTRRDEARTAVIRLTERIQQQAGDDLEPEQGAPLASDPATLTGPAVAWATALHTKAAAHERDAAAAAVLAETALAAFRDSEHAVRDLASHQEAHRQARHLLETLDEQTDRQADLGRQRQDALQGQKVAPLLKAATAAAAQSLRAQEEERHARTLLTPEHATLDAGELTQAGQRLRADIGALRALLPDEAALQRHKTDLQKLDDERQEFAQDLRDAETWLDDAPQRRTELRARLEAARAAQETSREHATALALLASRMDAAKRRDAHVEQIGKAEQALFAAQTAASTAAQEHIDIRRRRTDGMAAELALQLTDGEPCAVCGSPIHPNPAAPHPDQPTAADERAAETRHAQAQDTQRTLQDALQQLLEQAAAARGEAGGDTALADLTSEHTALRTRLAAALDAAADAGPATEELHSLEQQHTRTDGARTTAATRLAAADAGYDALATQVQALDRKLATARADAPTLPLRITHLTHAADRLTTAAERAGATFRTAAEHGQVTEQAEQAARSAGFDSLDAAAQALRSDDEIRTLEEEINQWREQRAVATARLQEPDLAAAAGMPPAGLEEATAQLDAATTRHTRAAAEAAHTTERTRALAGLLARLATHVNTLEPLEHAYRTVDHLHGLVSGTSPSNQLRMQLEAYVLAARLEEVVAAANTRLTRMSEHRYTLVHSDARASYGARSGLGLKITDAWTGKDRDTDTLSGGESFFASLSLALGLADVVTAESGGRALDTLFIDEGFGTLDEDTLHKVLDVLDSLRAHDRTVGVISHVPELRRRITHRLHVRKTTTGSTLVQLTEAAQ from the coding sequence ATGCGCCTGCACACCCTGCACCTGCAGGCGTTCGGCCCCTTCGCCGGCACCCACACCGTCGATTTCGACGCCCTGACCCGTGACGGACTGTTCCTCCTCCACGGCGACACCGGCGCCGGGAAGACCACCGTCTTCGCAGCGATCTGCGTCGCCCTCTACGGAGAGCCGCCCACCGACCGCAAGCTTCAGCTGCGCAGCGACCACGCGCCCGCCGACCTGCTGACCGAGGTGACGCTCGAAGTCACCCTCGCCGGAAAACGCCTGCGGATCCGACGTGTTCCCGCCCAGCTGAAGCCGAAAGTCCGAAGGGAGGGAATGACCCAGCACGCGGCCGAGACCCACCTCAGCCAGTGGACCACAGACCCCTTCGGACAAGGCCGCTGGGAAGGGCTGAGCAGGTCCCACAGGGAAGCCGCGGACGAGATCAAGGAGCTGCTGGGCATGAGCCGGCAGCAGTTCTGCCAGGTCGTCCTCCTGCCCCAGAACGAGTTCACCAAGTTCCTGCGCGCAGGCGCCTCCGACCGCAAAGACCTGCTCGGCAAGCTCTTCCACACCCACCGGTTCGGATCCATCGAGAACTGGCTGGCAGCGCGGAAGAACACCCTCTCCACACGGCGCGATGAGGCCCGCACGGCCGTCATACGCCTGACCGAACGCATCCAGCAGCAAGCCGGAGACGACCTCGAGCCCGAACAGGGCGCCCCTCTCGCCTCCGACCCCGCCACCCTCACCGGTCCCGCCGTTGCCTGGGCCACCGCCCTGCACACCAAGGCAGCCGCTCACGAGCGCGACGCGGCAGCCGCCGCCGTTCTCGCAGAAACGGCACTGGCCGCCTTCCGGGACAGCGAACACGCCGTACGCGACCTCGCCTCCCACCAGGAAGCGCACCGCCAAGCACGCCACCTGCTCGAGACGCTGGACGAACAGACGGACCGGCAGGCCGACCTCGGCCGGCAGCGACAAGACGCCCTGCAAGGGCAGAAGGTCGCCCCGCTCCTGAAGGCCGCGACCGCCGCCGCGGCACAGAGCCTCCGTGCGCAGGAAGAAGAACGCCACGCCCGTACCCTCCTGACCCCCGAGCACGCGACCCTCGACGCCGGCGAGCTCACCCAGGCCGGACAGCGCCTGCGGGCCGACATCGGCGCACTGCGCGCGCTCCTGCCCGATGAGGCGGCCCTGCAGCGGCACAAGACAGACCTGCAGAAACTGGATGACGAGCGCCAGGAATTCGCCCAGGACCTGCGCGACGCCGAAACCTGGCTCGACGACGCGCCCCAGCGCCGTACGGAGCTGCGTGCTCGCCTTGAAGCAGCCCGCGCCGCACAGGAAACCAGCCGTGAACATGCCACTGCACTGGCACTGCTCGCGTCCCGGATGGACGCGGCGAAACGCCGTGATGCCCACGTCGAGCAGATCGGCAAGGCCGAGCAGGCACTCTTCGCGGCACAGACCGCGGCGAGCACGGCCGCCCAGGAACACATCGACATCCGGCGCAGGCGCACCGACGGCATGGCTGCCGAACTCGCCCTCCAACTCACCGACGGCGAACCCTGCGCGGTCTGTGGTTCCCCCATCCATCCGAACCCGGCCGCCCCGCACCCCGACCAGCCCACAGCCGCTGACGAAAGGGCCGCCGAAACCCGCCACGCGCAAGCCCAGGACACCCAGCGGACACTCCAAGACGCACTGCAGCAGCTCCTCGAGCAGGCGGCCGCCGCCCGGGGCGAGGCGGGCGGAGACACCGCCCTGGCCGACCTCACCAGCGAACACACCGCGCTTCGAACCCGCCTGGCAGCAGCCCTCGACGCCGCGGCCGATGCCGGCCCGGCAACCGAGGAACTCCACTCCCTGGAGCAGCAGCACACCCGGACCGACGGGGCTCGAACCACCGCAGCCACCAGGCTCGCCGCGGCCGACGCCGGCTACGACGCCCTCGCCACCCAAGTCCAGGCACTCGACCGGAAGCTCGCCACCGCCCGCGCCGATGCCCCCACCCTCCCGCTGCGCATCACGCACCTCACACACGCCGCCGATCGCCTCACCACCGCAGCCGAACGCGCCGGCGCCACCTTCCGAACAGCCGCGGAGCACGGACAGGTGACAGAGCAGGCGGAGCAAGCCGCCCGCTCGGCCGGCTTCGACTCCCTCGACGCCGCCGCACAAGCGCTGCGCTCCGACGACGAGATCCGCACCCTGGAAGAAGAGATCAACCAGTGGCGCGAACAACGCGCGGTCGCCACAGCACGCCTTCAAGAGCCCGACCTCGCCGCAGCCGCAGGCATGCCACCCGCCGGCCTCGAGGAAGCCACCGCGCAACTCGACGCTGCCACCACCCGTCACACCCGTGCCGCCGCCGAAGCCGCGCACACCACCGAACGCACCCGTGCCCTCGCCGGACTCCTCGCCCGGCTCGCGACCCACGTCAATACCCTCGAACCGCTCGAACACGCCTACCGCACCGTCGATCACCTCCATGGCCTGGTCAGCGGCACCTCGCCCAGCAACCAGCTCCGCATGCAGCTCGAGGCCTACGTCCTGGCCGCCCGTCTCGAAGAAGTCGTGGCCGCCGCCAACACCCGCCTCACCCGCATGTCGGAACACCGCTACACCCTCGTCCACTCCGACGCCCGGGCCTCGTACGGTGCCCGCTCCGGCCTCGGCCTGAAGATCACCGACGCCTGGACGGGGAAGGACCGCGACACCGACACCCTCTCCGGCGGCGAATCCTTCTTCGCCTCCCTCTCCCTCGCCCTCGGTCTGGCCGACGTCGTCACCGCCGAATCAGGCGGCCGGGCCCTCGACACCCTGTTCATCGACGAAGGCTTCGGCACCCTCGACGAGGACACCCTCCACAAGGTCCTCGACGTCCTGGACTCCCTGCGCGCACACGACCGCACGGTCGGCGTCATCAGCCACGTCCCCGAACTCCGCCGACGCATCACCCACCGCCTCCACGTCCGCAAAACCACCACCGGCTCGACCCTCGTCCAGCTGACCGAAGCAGCACAATGA
- a CDS encoding thiopeptide-type bacteriocin biosynthesis protein, with protein sequence MTTTDIDTGTGTAAGTWQSHHLFLHSTTEDTDRFLVRDVAPLLDGLVAAGEAADWFFIRYGEDGPHVRIRVRAAGPAAAADLPELPAKLRELPDLLAREARQTPAVPGPWPSRHGEIRAVPYVPETRRYGGPRALPVAEAVFGASTRTALDVLRALPAGSTAASRLTAAADLAHTTAYALGMDRLAAARWLRAHAAGWRWVTEVPLLPGAAVHTRVNTVHAAQRTALSGRAADLRDRLRAGTAAPSLARWAERVREADALLDGLGERTRAGIWGSQLHMLFNRLGVTPDEERAVCRLAARTLWETSGPAGFFPPGHTAPDLQYLERSKFQIGRGEDSALRPSATVEDTEWVTAATAEVPLPADPLPEVSLGAVLAARSSLRGALTGPLDAGALGALLWHPLAESGRSDQRLADGTTRTLAHRPYPSAGALHTARVRLLVLDVAGLPSGTYDCVPERRALRRIGPVAPLEDITALSTYLSRPSADPDWIGVAEAPVVLALYADLGVLRRRYGLRALRLALLETGHLAQTLLLTASALGLGGTTLGGFHDDLAHELLGLHDPDQPLQYLLPLGRRPHPRGN encoded by the coding sequence GTGACGACGACCGACATCGACACCGGCACGGGCACCGCCGCCGGCACCTGGCAGAGCCACCACCTCTTCCTGCACTCCACCACCGAGGACACCGACCGCTTCCTGGTCCGTGACGTGGCCCCGCTCCTCGACGGCCTCGTGGCCGCCGGCGAAGCCGCCGACTGGTTCTTCATCCGCTACGGGGAGGACGGCCCCCACGTACGGATCCGTGTCCGTGCCGCCGGGCCCGCGGCCGCCGCGGACCTTCCCGAGCTCCCTGCGAAGCTCCGCGAACTACCGGACCTGCTGGCGCGGGAGGCGCGGCAGACGCCCGCCGTTCCCGGTCCCTGGCCCTCCCGGCACGGCGAGATCCGCGCCGTGCCCTACGTACCCGAAACCCGGCGCTACGGCGGACCCCGGGCGCTGCCCGTCGCCGAGGCGGTCTTCGGCGCCTCCACCCGCACCGCCCTCGACGTACTGCGGGCCCTGCCCGCCGGGAGCACGGCCGCGTCCCGGCTCACCGCGGCCGCGGACCTGGCGCACACGACGGCGTACGCGCTCGGCATGGACCGACTCGCCGCCGCACGCTGGCTGCGGGCGCACGCGGCGGGCTGGCGCTGGGTCACCGAGGTGCCGCTGCTGCCCGGCGCCGCCGTCCACACCCGGGTCAACACCGTCCACGCGGCGCAGCGCACGGCCCTCAGCGGGCGCGCCGCGGACCTGCGCGACCGCCTCCGGGCGGGCACGGCGGCGCCCTCGCTGGCGCGCTGGGCCGAACGGGTCCGGGAGGCCGACGCGCTGCTCGACGGCCTGGGGGAGCGGACCCGGGCCGGGATCTGGGGCTCGCAGCTGCACATGCTGTTCAACCGGCTGGGCGTGACCCCCGACGAGGAGCGAGCCGTGTGCCGGCTGGCCGCGCGCACCCTGTGGGAGACGTCCGGCCCGGCCGGGTTCTTCCCGCCGGGCCACACCGCCCCCGACCTGCAGTACCTGGAGCGCAGCAAGTTCCAGATCGGCCGCGGGGAGGACTCGGCGCTGCGCCCCTCCGCCACCGTCGAGGACACCGAGTGGGTCACGGCCGCCACCGCCGAAGTCCCGCTCCCTGCCGATCCGTTGCCCGAGGTGTCCCTGGGCGCTGTCCTCGCCGCCCGCTCCTCGCTCCGCGGTGCCCTCACCGGCCCGCTCGACGCCGGTGCGCTCGGCGCCCTGCTGTGGCACCCCCTCGCCGAGAGCGGCCGCAGCGACCAGCGCCTCGCCGACGGCACGACCCGTACCCTGGCCCACCGCCCCTACCCCAGCGCAGGCGCCCTCCACACGGCGCGCGTCCGCCTCCTCGTCCTCGACGTGGCCGGGCTCCCATCCGGCACCTATGACTGCGTCCCCGAGCGCCGGGCCCTGCGCCGCATCGGCCCGGTGGCGCCCCTGGAGGACATCACCGCCCTGTCGACCTACCTCTCGCGCCCGTCGGCAGACCCGGACTGGATCGGCGTCGCGGAGGCACCGGTAGTCCTCGCCCTCTACGCCGACCTCGGCGTGCTGCGCCGCCGCTACGGACTGCGCGCGCTGCGCCTGGCCCTGCTGGAGACCGGCCACCTCGCCCAGACCTTGCTGCTCACGGCGTCGGCGCTGGGCCTGGGTGGGACCACGCTGGGCGGCTTCCACGACGACCTGGCCCACGAACTGCTCGGACTCCACGACCCGGACCAGCCCCTCCAGTACCTCCTGCCCCTCGGCCGCCGGCCGCACCCACGCGGCAACTGA
- a CDS encoding FAD-binding oxidoreductase, whose amino-acid sequence MNTSTGAGTGAPPSASEADWRRLEQTVAGRVMRPGDHGFRSSSAPFNQRFATNTPSGVLSAANGADVRRAVEWARETGVGLVARSGGHSYAGYSAGTGLVVDLSALNTVSADGSTGLVTAAGGARMSDLRAAVQPHEMAFALGNGASVGIAGLTLGGGSSSTSRKLGLTADALVRTTLLTADGQVLACDAQENPDLYWACRGGGGGNFGINLSFTFRAVPVSDVSTCLLLWDGPAAPEVFTVMQEIARKAPDEFSLRLGVSAAGGPQTTVSAVGLHLGPAGELRELLAPALALTRPVRTDIADRTFWEAQDYLLHETSAGAFAVRTHFATEPLPAEAVTTVLARLERRPGSSNPDGCGLALYTWGGAINRVGAADTAFVHRDALCLVSMDTSWSGRDSAATVEANLRWLAGLREAVAPYVTQGAYQNFIDPDLPDWRTAYYGANYPRLVEIKKRVDPDGFFTFGQAIGS is encoded by the coding sequence GTGAACACGAGCACCGGCGCGGGCACCGGCGCGCCGCCCAGCGCCTCCGAGGCCGACTGGCGGCGGCTGGAGCAGACCGTGGCGGGCCGCGTGATGCGCCCCGGCGACCACGGTTTCCGTTCGTCGAGCGCCCCCTTCAACCAGCGCTTCGCCACGAACACGCCGAGCGGGGTCCTCTCCGCGGCGAACGGCGCGGACGTGCGCCGCGCCGTCGAGTGGGCGCGCGAGACGGGCGTCGGCCTCGTCGCGCGCAGCGGCGGCCACAGCTACGCGGGCTACTCGGCCGGCACCGGCCTGGTCGTCGATCTCAGCGCGCTGAACACCGTGTCCGCCGACGGCTCCACGGGGCTGGTCACGGCTGCGGGCGGGGCCCGGATGTCCGACCTCCGCGCCGCGGTCCAGCCCCACGAGATGGCCTTCGCGCTGGGCAACGGAGCCTCGGTGGGCATCGCCGGCCTCACCCTCGGCGGGGGCTCCTCGTCCACCTCCCGCAAGCTCGGGCTGACCGCGGACGCGCTCGTCCGGACCACGCTCCTGACCGCCGACGGGCAGGTGCTGGCCTGTGACGCCCAGGAGAACCCCGACCTGTACTGGGCCTGCCGCGGCGGTGGCGGCGGCAACTTCGGCATCAACCTGTCCTTCACCTTCCGGGCCGTCCCGGTGTCCGACGTGTCCACCTGCCTGCTGCTGTGGGACGGGCCGGCGGCCCCCGAAGTCTTCACGGTGATGCAGGAGATCGCGCGGAAGGCACCGGACGAGTTCTCGCTCAGGCTCGGCGTGAGCGCCGCCGGGGGACCACAGACCACGGTGTCGGCCGTCGGTCTGCACCTCGGCCCCGCGGGCGAACTGCGCGAGCTCCTCGCACCGGCGCTCGCGCTGACCCGCCCGGTCCGCACGGACATCGCCGACCGCACGTTCTGGGAGGCGCAGGACTACCTGCTGCACGAGACCTCCGCCGGGGCCTTCGCGGTACGGACGCACTTCGCCACCGAGCCGCTGCCCGCCGAGGCCGTCACCACCGTCCTCGCGCGGCTCGAACGCCGGCCGGGCAGTTCCAATCCCGACGGCTGCGGTCTGGCCCTCTACACGTGGGGCGGCGCGATCAACCGGGTGGGCGCGGCCGACACCGCGTTCGTCCACCGGGACGCGCTGTGCCTGGTCAGCATGGACACCTCCTGGTCCGGGCGCGACAGCGCCGCGACCGTGGAGGCCAACCTCCGCTGGCTGGCGGGGCTGCGGGAGGCGGTGGCGCCGTACGTGACGCAGGGGGCGTACCAGAACTTCATCGACCCGGACCTGCCGGACTGGCGCACGGCGTACTACGGCGCCAACTATCCGCGGCTCGTCGAGATCAAGAAGCGGGTGGACCCGGACGGCTTCTTCACGTTCGGGCAGGCCATCGGATCCTGA
- a CDS encoding TOMM precursor leader peptide-binding protein, whose product MTGPAVAPAPVAAAAALPGPVPVLDAEAALAATTGRAAVLLTRWTLGLAEELSRHALRRPVALVPVRFDGALAVVGPVLRPGGAACLVCTEYQRLATAGGRVPWLSPKLTLAGVPSPALTPAVEALVQELLDHPDPDPDPDPDSAPNPDSAVVHVVHQGRGTWSTHRVRPVGGCAVCRPLPSDAETPLRPLPSQPRPMPDPAVLRGPNPRTTGAALRAALYDERFGPVRLLRRSEDSAFSLTSAVVTDGRSVDDGGHGRARTFADSERIALFEAVERYAGMRPTGRRTDLLASFAELGPDRAVDPERLGLPDPAHHGHPGSPTVPYTPDLPLHWVRGWSLTHRRPTAVPEHVAYWDVPGPDRPRVVYESSNGCGLGNSPEEAALYGLFEVAERDAFLMAWYAATPLRRVHLPAGDTDTLLLADRAAAAGYRLLLLDATNDFGIPAVLAVCRYEGGHPDAPRMFLAAGAHHDPRAAIRSAVAEVVTNVLEAPHRSLAEGGPRDPERLRPMLERPELVLTLDGHVGLSTLPEAAPRLEFLFADTPVVPVAEAWPGAPAPVHDLSDLLTRTVDRLARAGLEVITVDQTEPGLRERFGLHCVKAVVPGALPMTFGHVNRRTLGLRRLLEVPHRLGRIDRPGRHEKLPLHPHPFP is encoded by the coding sequence ATGACCGGCCCCGCCGTCGCCCCCGCGCCCGTTGCCGCTGCCGCTGCCCTGCCAGGTCCCGTCCCCGTACTGGACGCCGAGGCCGCCCTGGCGGCCACCACCGGCCGGGCGGCGGTCCTGCTGACCCGGTGGACGCTCGGCCTCGCCGAGGAACTGAGCCGCCACGCCCTGCGCCGGCCCGTGGCCCTGGTCCCCGTGCGGTTCGACGGGGCGCTGGCGGTGGTCGGGCCGGTGCTCCGGCCGGGCGGCGCGGCCTGCCTCGTCTGCACGGAGTACCAGCGACTGGCGACCGCGGGCGGCCGGGTCCCGTGGCTGAGCCCGAAGCTGACCCTGGCCGGAGTGCCCTCACCGGCCCTGACCCCGGCCGTCGAGGCCCTCGTACAGGAGCTCCTCGACCACCCGGACCCGGACCCGGACCCGGACCCGGACTCGGCTCCGAATCCGGACTCGGCCGTCGTCCACGTCGTCCACCAGGGCCGCGGCACCTGGTCCACCCACCGCGTCCGCCCCGTCGGCGGCTGCGCCGTGTGCCGCCCGCTGCCGTCCGACGCGGAGACCCCGCTCCGCCCGTTGCCCTCGCAACCGCGCCCGATGCCCGACCCGGCCGTCCTGCGCGGCCCCAACCCCCGTACGACCGGCGCCGCACTGCGGGCCGCCCTGTACGACGAGAGGTTCGGGCCGGTGCGGCTGCTGCGCCGATCCGAGGACTCGGCGTTCAGCCTCACCAGCGCGGTCGTCACGGACGGCCGGTCCGTCGACGACGGCGGCCACGGCCGGGCCCGCACCTTCGCCGACAGCGAGCGCATCGCCCTCTTCGAGGCCGTCGAACGGTACGCGGGCATGCGCCCGACCGGCCGCCGCACCGACCTGCTGGCCTCCTTCGCCGAGCTGGGCCCCGACCGGGCAGTGGACCCCGAACGGCTCGGCCTGCCCGACCCCGCCCACCACGGCCACCCCGGCTCGCCGACCGTCCCCTACACCCCGGACCTGCCGCTCCACTGGGTGCGCGGCTGGTCCCTCACCCACCGCAGGCCGACCGCGGTTCCCGAGCACGTCGCGTACTGGGACGTGCCGGGCCCGGACCGGCCGCGCGTGGTGTACGAGTCCTCCAACGGCTGCGGGCTCGGCAACAGCCCCGAAGAGGCCGCCCTGTACGGGCTGTTCGAGGTCGCGGAGCGCGACGCCTTCCTCATGGCCTGGTACGCGGCCACCCCGCTGCGCCGCGTCCACCTGCCGGCCGGCGACACCGACACCCTGCTGCTCGCGGACCGGGCGGCGGCCGCGGGCTACCGGCTCCTCCTCCTGGACGCGACCAACGACTTCGGCATCCCGGCCGTCCTGGCGGTCTGCCGCTACGAGGGCGGCCACCCGGACGCGCCCCGGATGTTCCTCGCGGCCGGTGCCCACCACGATCCGCGCGCCGCCATTCGCTCCGCCGTCGCCGAGGTCGTCACCAACGTGCTGGAGGCACCGCACCGCTCCCTGGCCGAGGGAGGGCCGCGCGATCCCGAGCGGCTGCGGCCCATGCTGGAACGCCCGGAACTCGTGCTCACCCTGGACGGCCACGTAGGGCTGAGCACCCTTCCCGAGGCCGCCCCCCGCCTGGAGTTCCTCTTCGCCGACACCCCGGTCGTGCCGGTCGCCGAAGCCTGGCCCGGTGCCCCCGCGCCGGTGCACGACCTCTCGGACCTCCTGACGCGGACCGTCGACCGGCTGGCCCGGGCCGGACTGGAGGTGATCACCGTCGACCAGACCGAGCCGGGGCTGCGCGAGCGGTTCGGCCTGCACTGCGTGAAGGCCGTCGTCCCCGGCGCGCTGCCGATGACCTTCGGGCACGTCAACCGGCGCACCCTCGGCCTGCGCCGGCTGCTGGAAGTGCCCCACCGCCTGGGCCGGATCGACCGGCCCGGGCGCCACGAAAAACTGCCCCTGCACCCGCACCCCTTCCCCTGA
- a CDS encoding exonuclease SbcCD subunit D: MRFLHTSDWHLGRRFHGEDLIEAQRKVLDHICDTARTERVDALLVAGDVYDRAIPSLDAVRLFSHALHQLADLDIPSIMISGNHDSAHRLGVGARLLARARVHLRTDPADIGTPLLLEDADGPVAVYAVPYLEPTLVRTDLDAETASHQAVLTAALDRIRADLATRPEGTRSVVLAHAFITGADTPARETDSERNISVGGVAHAGASVFAGIDYAALGHLHRPQRVTDTVHYSGSPLAYSFSEAGHGKSLTLIDLPVGAAPTVTRTALPPHLRLPLARLTGRLEDLLTDAAHDALTESWLHVTLTDTARPYEPMARLKQRFPHTLDIEHIPAVIPAQATTTPTYSERLRGRGDLEITHDFITVVRGTEPTDDERALLQEAIESSRISAQEKEAV, translated from the coding sequence ATGAGGTTCCTGCACACTTCGGACTGGCACCTGGGCCGCCGGTTCCACGGAGAAGACCTGATCGAGGCCCAGCGCAAAGTCCTCGACCACATCTGCGACACCGCCCGAACCGAGCGGGTCGACGCTCTGCTGGTCGCGGGCGACGTCTACGACCGGGCCATTCCCAGCCTGGACGCGGTGCGCCTGTTCAGCCACGCCCTGCACCAGCTGGCGGACCTGGACATACCAAGCATCATGATCAGCGGGAACCACGACTCCGCCCACCGCCTGGGCGTCGGCGCCCGCCTGCTGGCCCGGGCCAGGGTCCATCTGCGGACCGATCCCGCCGACATCGGCACCCCCCTCCTGCTCGAGGACGCCGACGGCCCTGTCGCCGTCTACGCGGTTCCCTACCTCGAGCCCACCCTCGTACGCACCGACCTGGACGCCGAGACAGCCTCCCACCAGGCCGTACTCACCGCCGCCCTGGACCGCATCCGCGCCGACCTCGCCACCCGCCCCGAAGGCACCCGCTCCGTCGTCCTCGCCCACGCCTTCATCACCGGCGCAGACACCCCCGCCAGGGAAACCGACAGCGAACGCAACATCAGCGTCGGCGGCGTCGCCCACGCCGGGGCCTCCGTCTTCGCCGGAATCGACTACGCAGCCCTCGGGCACCTTCACCGCCCCCAGCGGGTCACCGACACGGTCCACTACAGCGGCTCCCCGCTGGCCTACTCCTTCTCCGAAGCCGGGCACGGCAAGTCGCTGACACTGATCGACCTGCCCGTCGGCGCCGCGCCCACCGTCACCCGCACCGCACTGCCCCCGCACCTGCGGCTTCCCCTGGCACGTCTGACGGGCCGCCTGGAGGATTTGCTGACCGACGCGGCCCACGACGCCCTGACCGAGTCCTGGCTGCACGTCACACTCACCGACACCGCCCGCCCCTACGAGCCGATGGCGCGCCTCAAACAGCGTTTCCCCCACACCCTGGACATCGAACACATCCCCGCCGTCATCCCGGCCCAGGCCACCACCACCCCCACCTACAGCGAGCGGCTGCGCGGCCGCGGCGACCTCGAGATCACCCACGACTTCATCACCGTCGTGCGAGGCACCGAGCCCACCGACGACGAACGGGCCCTCCTGCAGGAAGCGATCGAAAGCTCCCGCATCAGCGCCCAGGAGAAGGAAGCGGTCTGA